From the Nonlabens marinus S1-08 genome, one window contains:
- a CDS encoding efflux RND transporter periplasmic adaptor subunit → MTDHNTNTTMKNKFAYLLLLPLLIACGGGEQSIDDLIAAGDTDAITQRKTELLNEKKELEVEISSIEKYLNDNTEQKEGSLVSVEKLTDTLFNHYIELQGSVDTKQNITLMAETAGVLTNVYVTEGQRVSKGQRLAKIDDGGIAQQIEQMKVQAQLAKTTFERQKRLWDQNIGSEIQYLQAKANYEAQQSAIRSMQQQLAKSVVTAPFSGVIDNVITEQGNVVSPGMTELFRLVNLSDMYIEVEVPETYIASVNEGTQVVINFPVLNETSISKVRQSSSFINPANRSFKIEVPVKNPAGNVKPNLTAKLKINDYTSKNAILVPLSVISENQDGEQYVMVASNLSQGEEFNEAVAKRKLIKTGKTSDNMIEVTEGLATGDLIIVEGARSVKEDQKIRIKA, encoded by the coding sequence ATGACTGACCATAACACGAATACTACCATGAAAAATAAATTTGCCTACTTACTATTATTGCCTTTGTTAATCGCCTGTGGCGGTGGTGAGCAATCCATTGACGACCTAATAGCGGCCGGTGACACAGATGCCATCACACAGCGCAAGACAGAGCTTCTTAATGAGAAAAAAGAACTAGAGGTCGAGATAAGCAGTATAGAAAAATACCTGAATGATAACACGGAGCAAAAAGAAGGTTCTCTAGTAAGTGTTGAAAAGCTTACTGACACGCTTTTTAACCATTACATAGAACTACAAGGAAGTGTTGATACTAAGCAAAACATCACCTTAATGGCAGAAACCGCTGGTGTCCTTACTAATGTTTATGTTACTGAAGGCCAACGAGTTTCAAAAGGTCAACGCCTTGCCAAAATCGATGATGGTGGTATCGCCCAGCAAATCGAACAAATGAAAGTTCAAGCACAACTTGCCAAAACTACCTTCGAGAGACAAAAAAGACTTTGGGATCAAAACATAGGGTCAGAAATCCAGTACCTACAGGCTAAAGCGAATTATGAGGCCCAACAAAGCGCCATCAGATCCATGCAGCAGCAGCTCGCAAAAAGCGTGGTTACCGCTCCGTTTTCTGGAGTGATTGATAACGTGATTACAGAGCAAGGAAATGTTGTATCGCCAGGAATGACAGAATTATTTCGTCTGGTCAACCTAAGCGACATGTATATTGAGGTAGAAGTTCCAGAAACCTATATCGCATCAGTCAATGAAGGTACACAAGTTGTAATCAATTTTCCGGTTCTTAACGAGACGTCAATCAGTAAGGTAAGACAGAGCAGTTCCTTCATAAACCCAGCAAACCGTTCCTTCAAGATTGAAGTACCAGTCAAGAACCCAGCTGGAAATGTAAAGCCCAATCTTACCGCAAAATTAAAAATCAATGACTACACCAGCAAGAATGCGATTCTTGTGCCGTTATCTGTTATTAGCGAGAATCAAGATGGTGAGCAATACGTGATGGTGGCCAGCAACCTTAGCCAAGGAGAAGAATTTAATGAAGCTGTCGCGAAAAGGAAGTTGATCAAGACCGGCAAAACAAGCGACAACATGATAGAAGTCACAGAAGGTCTTGCAACTGGAGATCTGATTATAGTGGAAGGTGCTCGTAGCGTCAAGGAAGATCAAAAAATTAGAATCAAAGCATAA